One Ananas comosus cultivar F153 linkage group 23, ASM154086v1, whole genome shotgun sequence genomic window carries:
- the LOC109728142 gene encoding mediator of RNA polymerase II transcription subunit 31, with the protein MVSSKESMDCPVESPPLPNNPYKDPDDGRQRFLLELEFVQCLANPTYIHYLAQNRYFEDEAFIGYLKYLQYWQRPEYIKFIMYPHCLFFLELLQNANFRNAMAHPGSKELAHRQQYFFWKNYRNNRLKHILPRPLPEPAAPPVPPPPVPASVPAHPQAPPASLPPMTTAGGSTLSPMQFMGAPSSNLPKADMRNTMGDRRKRKKEG; encoded by the exons ATGGTTTCAAGCAAAGAGAGCATGGATTGCCCAGTTGAATCCCCACCACT ACCAAATAACCCGTACAAGGACCCCGACGATGGGCGCCAGAGGTTTCTACTTGAGTTGGAGTTCGTTCAGTGCTTGGCTAACCCTACCTATATCCACT ATCTAGCTCAAAATCGTTACTTTGAAGATGAGGCATTTATTGGGTACTTGAAGTACCTTCAATACTGGCAACGACCTGagtacataaaatttataat GTATCCACATtgccttttctttctagagCTTCTCCAAAACGCAAACTTCCGCAATGCAATGGCACACCCAGGAAGCAAG GAGCTGGCTCATCGGCAGCAGTACTTCTTTTGGAAAAACTACAGGAACAACAGACTGAAGCACATCCTACCACGCCCTCTTCCTGAACCCGCTGCACCTCCCGTGCCCCCTCCACCTGTGCCTGCATCCGTACCTGCGCACCCTCAAGCTCCACCTGCATCATTGCCCCCTATGACTACTGCCGGTGGATCCACGTTGTCGCCCATGCAGTTTATGGGAGCGCCCAGCTCTAATCTCCCAAAGGCCGACATGAGAAATACTATGGGGGATCGGAGAAAGAGAAA GAAGGAAGGTTGA